TCATTAAAGTATGTGTCAGCAGTGCTTGTACTGCAAGAGGATGTGAactgatgggattttttttttaagagatacatttaactatgtttattttttattttattattatttttttattttttatttatgatagtcacacagagagagagagagaggcagagacacaggcagagggagaagcaggctccatgcaccgggagcccgacgtgggactcaatcccgggtctccaggatcgcgccctgggccaaaggcaggcgccaaaccactgcgcgacccagggatccccccatttaACTATGTTTAATTCGCCCATTGGTGAGAATACTCCAGTTGAGAGTATGTGGCTGAATTAACAGGAAAGAGGAGTGGTGACTGATAGCAGGTGCTGGGACATACTCTATTGTACCAGAGAGAAAGCGGCAGCAGGTCCACTCGATTAGGTGTGATAGAAATCActttacaggggatccctgggtggcacagcggtttggcgcctgcctttggcccagggcacgatcctggagacccgggatcgaatcccacatcgggctcccggtgcatggagcctgcttctccctctgcctgtgtctctgccactctctctctctctctctctctctctctctctgtgactatcataaaaaaaaataataaaaaataaaagaaatcactttacaggggcgcctgggtggctcaggtcatgatctggatcctgggatcggggcaccctgctcagcagggagtctgtctctccctctgcccctccccctgctcctgttctccctttctcaaataaataaataatatctttaaaaaaaaaaaaaagaaatcagggatccctgggtggcgcagcagtttggcacctgcctttggcccagggcgcgatcctggagacccgggatcgaatcccacgtcgggctcccggtgcatggagcctgcttctccctctgcctgtgtctctgcctctctctctctctctgtgactatcataaaaaaaaaaaaaaagaaatcagcttacagaaaacaacttttttctttaattgaagtatagttgcacaatgttagtttcaggtgtaccacacaGTGATTGACAACGCTTACATTACCCTCTGCTCCCCACAAGGGTAGCtgccatctgccaccatacaatGCTACCACAGTACCATTTGATTCCCGgggctgtgcctttcatccccatgactgattcattctgtaactggaagcctggaccTCTCTGAAAACAACTTTATTTCTGATTGAGCTTTTTGCTGGGCTGGCAGTTTGCCTTGGTAATTCCTAGGGTTTCTCTACAAATAGGGGTGTGCCATAGATCTGGGATCTTAGGATCATTGGGTTTTGGTCCACACAGCACCTGAGCCACTCCTTGAGATCTGCTCTTCCCTGAACCATTGCCACGAGGAAGAGCTCAGATAGACCCCAAGCCTAGTATCTTACAATATGCACAtctattatttctcacaattctgtggGTCAGCTAGGTGGGTCTTCTGGGTCAACTCGACTGGGGCTGGAGAATGGAGCGTCCtcctactcaaagtgtggtcctcagaGCAGCAGCACCCAGGAGCCTATTAGGGATGTAGGTTCTCTGGCCCCACACCAGGCCTAATGGACCTGTTTCCCCATTTTCACAAGATCCCCGGATGGTTTATGGATGCCTTAAAGTTTAGGAAACACCTGTCTGGGCTATCCTCTCTCATCTGTCTGGCAGTTGGCAGGCTGTTTGGTCTAGGCGCCTCAGCTAGCACAGCCTATTCTCCAAGCCACGTGGCTAGCCCAGGCTTCTTCAactggtgatctcagggttcccaAGAGCAGCTGGGGGGGCTCTTCCCCATGGTGAAAACATTTTTCAAGCCCCTGCTTGTGTCATGTTTATTACTGTCCCATTGGCCAATGCAAGTCACAAGGCCATCCCAGAATCCGTGTGAGTAGGCACTGCCAAAgggtgaggagagagaaggggaaaatttTGTGGTTATTTAAAAAACCGACCACACCCTCTGCGACTGGAGTTTTGGCTTTTGGAAAGAAACACCAGCGACTTTTTTGCATTCTGCTCAGCCACATTCCTCCCTTCAGGTGAGCGGAGAGCCATCTACTTGTttaaaagaggagaggaaggaaaaaagtaaaaacacagggaaggagaaaaagtgacAGCTTCATATTGGAAAATAATATCCCTGCCACAAGGGAAAAGATGGGTACAGAGGTAAGTGGATGTATGGCTCGGATAGCGGAAAGTGAGAGCTTGCCTAacagtttcattttctctatGAAGTAGGAGGTAAGTTCATCTGCTGAAAccagggaggggggtgcagagggggtATCAGAAGTCTGAGGAGAGCAGAGCAGGTCTGAAATAGTCATAATAGAACCTGAAACTGGGAGTTGACATGGAAAGTGTAGGACTTTAGGGACCATTTGAGGTTGATGATTTTAACTCCATCTGTCCTGTGGAGGACCTACAACTGTGTTTGCAGGTACAgagagagcccaaagcagggtttAACAGGGGGATGTTgctaaatgagtaaatgaaaagacagagagtTTAGATTATTGGCAGAAGTGTTATTAAAATAACGGTCTGGGGTCTCTTagccaaatagaaaaaaatgggaataaagtgGAGGTACCAGTCAATGAGGATGGAGGGTAGAGAAGATTTGAACAAATGGCCGAAAGGCCAGGACTTGTGGACAGATGGAAGGATGCTTCAGCTAGCGATTTCAGATGTGGAGTGGTTTCTCTGATTAAAAGGCCAGagattgggcacctgggtggctcagtccattaagcatctgctttcagctcaggtcatgatcccagggtctgagatcaagccccgcacccagctccctgctcagtggggagtctgcttctccctctgcctctcccccccactggtgctcatgctctctccctctccccacccctgcaaaaataaataaatcttttaaaaaaggttagaGATCTTTGTGGAGATGTTCCCACTTTTCCAAAGTGAACACCTTCCCCTGGTGGAGATGAGTAGATTTGCTTTCTATCTTCCATTAACCTTACAACACCTTCCTCCAAGGAGGTGTTCATTATCCTACTGAAATAGAGCAAAAATGATCCCTTTTAGTTCTCTTTTGGATTTAGGGAACTTTAGGCTCACTTTTTCATCCATCATTCATTGCATAGTCTTGCTTATGGGTCCTTTTAAACACTGAACCCCCCAGGAAGTCCACATCCTATCGTTCTAGCTCCGTCAATGTCTTTTGCTCAGGTGTCAGAACAGGCTAGATTACGCGGTGGTCACAAATGACACCCAAATCTCACAACGACAGGAGGTACAGAGATGCTAAAgattatctgcattttacaagTGAGTAAACCGATCTTCAGAGGGTCTAGAAATGTGCTTAGCCTTCAGCGGTCAAGCCCTTAAGGAATACACCATTTAAAAGTTCaccggatgcctgggtggctcagcggttgagcatctgcccttggctcagactcagatcccggggtcttgggatcgagtcccacatcaggcccctcgcaggaagcctgcttctccctctgcctatgtctctgcctctctctgtgtgtctgtcacgagtaaataaattcaaaataagttGACAAAGGCTACACCTTAACGATTAATTGCTCTGCGCGAAGGAGTTAGCGTCTCCAATTCCTCCCGCCCACCGCGCAATGAGCAATCGAGTATCTTTATCCCAGGGGAGAAGTTGTCGCATCCAGACCTCTGTAACACCCACCCTGGGGCTGACGGGGGCGCTGGATGTGGATAGCGACCAGGAGCCCCGCTCTCGACAGTACAGAGGCGCGTCTGCCAAGAGCAGAGCTGACCAGGCAGGGGATATAAAACAGGAGAGGCGGCGGAGTTCTCCGGGTGGGGTCCAAGTCCGGTCACTGGGTACATTCTGTACACAcgagcccctccctgccctgaagTCAATTCATGAAGACTTAACTGCACTACGGAGCGGCTGGGGAAAGGTGGGGTCTGGCTCGGTGCGCCCCAACCATCATCCGCACCCCGCCGCAACCCCGCCCAGATCTGGCAGGGCCGTGGGCGATCCCGGGCGGGTAAAGACGCGGGGAGGAGCGGCGAGCTCGAAGGCGGGGCCGGCGGCCGCCAAAGCAGCCAATAGGCGGCTACCCAGCGGCGGGGctgagagagagggcaggggcgCCGCCACCAGCACCACCGTCTCCTAAGTTCTCGGTTGTGGATGCACGGCCCGGTCGCTCCGCTCCCCATCCCCCCGGCGCAGTGGGGCCCGAGGAGGCCGGAGGAGCGGGCTCGGACGGGATTtcggaggaaggggagaggacgGGCGCCCCACCCGCTCGGAGGGTGGGGGGCTCGGTGAACCATGAagagccggcggcggcggcgccgggaGTATTGCAAGTTTGCGCTGCTGTTGGTGCTGTACACGCTGGTGCTGCTGCTCATCCCCTCCGTACTGGACGGCGGCCGCGACAGCGACAAGGGCGCCGGGCACTGCCCGGGCGTACAGCGCAGCCTGGGAGTGTGGAGCTTGGAGGCTGCGGCGGCGGGAGAGCGAGAGCAGGGCGGGGAGGCGCGGCCGGCTGCGGAGGGGGGCGCGGGCCAATCCCCCGGGGCCCCGGGTAACCTCAGCGGCGCCGTTGGGGAGGCGCTGTCCCGCGAGAAGCAGCACATTTATGTGCATGCCACCTGGCGCACCGGCTCGTCGTTCCTGGGCGAGCTCTTTAACCAGCACCCGGACGTTTTCTACTTGTACGAGCCCATGTGGCACCTATGGCAAGCGCTGTATCCGGGCGACGCTGAGAGCCTGCAGGGCGCGCTGCGCGACATGTTGCGCTCGCTCTTCCGCTGCGACTTCTCGGTGCTGCGGCTGTACGCGCCACCGGGGGACCCCGCCGCGCGCGCCCCGGGCGCAGCCAATCTCACCACGGCCGCGCTCTTTCGTTGGCGGACCAACAAGGTCATCTGCTCGCCGCCGCTGTGCCCCGGCGCACCCCGTGCCCGCGCTGAGGTCGGCCTCGTCGAAGATGCAGCCTGCGAGCGCAGCTGCCCGCCCGTGGCTCTACGCGCCCTGGAGGCCGAGTGCCGCAAGTATCCGGTGGTGGTCATCAAGGACGTGCGCCTCCTCGACCTGGGCGTGCTGGTGCCTCTGTTGCGTGACCCCGGCCTCAACCTGAAGGTGGTGCAACTTTTCCGCGACCCACGGGCCGTGCACAACTCACGCCTCAAGTCCCGGCAGGGGCTGCTGCGCGAGAGCATCCAAGTGCTGCGCACCCGCCAGCGAGGCGACCGCTTCCACCGCGTGCTGCTGGCGCACGGCGTGGGCGCTCGGCCCGGGGCCCAGGCCCGCGCCCTGCCCGCCGCCCCACGCGCCGACTTCTTCCTGACCGGCGCGCTCGAGG
The window above is part of the Vulpes lagopus strain Blue_001 chromosome X, ASM1834538v1, whole genome shotgun sequence genome. Proteins encoded here:
- the CHST7 gene encoding carbohydrate sulfotransferase 7, whose protein sequence is MKSRRRRRREYCKFALLLVLYTLVLLLIPSVLDGGRDSDKGAGHCPGVQRSLGVWSLEAAAAGEREQGGEARPAAEGGAGQSPGAPGNLSGAVGEALSREKQHIYVHATWRTGSSFLGELFNQHPDVFYLYEPMWHLWQALYPGDAESLQGALRDMLRSLFRCDFSVLRLYAPPGDPAARAPGAANLTTAALFRWRTNKVICSPPLCPGAPRARAEVGLVEDAACERSCPPVALRALEAECRKYPVVVIKDVRLLDLGVLVPLLRDPGLNLKVVQLFRDPRAVHNSRLKSRQGLLRESIQVLRTRQRGDRFHRVLLAHGVGARPGAQARALPAAPRADFFLTGALEVICEAWLRDLLFARGAPSWLRRRYLRLRYEDLVRQPRTQLRRLLRFSGLRALAALDAFALNMTRGAAYGADRPFHLSARDAREAVHAWRERLSREQVRQVEAACAPAMRLLAYPRSGEEGDLEPPANEEKPPEAEVDGAT